A genomic stretch from Mya arenaria isolate MELC-2E11 chromosome 10, ASM2691426v1 includes:
- the LOC128205260 gene encoding rhodopsin, GQ-coupled-like, protein MYSAIPKDWRHDFDVNVTIQELNDSLAELHVPTIAFIALLMVFGVLGNILVLYVYTRKYHPSTYRCFILWLGWIDLVACTVGMPLLIVSMLFPYMFPSEAACKTLRFLHVFFVVASAFIVITIAIERHRRICNPFSPEMSTRKIKIMCAVASVLGCIVALPAIFVYGGTVVETGVNNINGTECFIDPRMKDSSFPKAYFALQLLLSVSCMVVMGIFYFRIGRTIMAHHKFIRENTYNARGPLSETDQKRKTKDSFAEPDSDMELVNDTNRNTDKQNGATNGNAPNSRENSPARFSLDNSDSKKDPYGELLKKVVKDNSRSNSPKSGQQTPESGASTPQSQRKNRGNNRLATPRSESITNRGPSLRTKQVTLMLFIITVVFVLSFIPHLILMVTISFKSDFLMDMSPIGVAVYNIFLRSFVINNMANPIIYGFCDKKFRSECSAVCISFFCWCCRR, encoded by the exons ATGTATTCTGCGATTCCAAAAGACTGGCGTCATGATTTTGACGTCAACGTCACAATCCAGGAGCTGAACGATTCCTTGGCTGAGTTACACGTGCCTACAATCGCGTTTATTGCTCTCCTGATGGTGTTCGGAGTGTTAGGGAACATACTCGTTCTTTACGTGTACACGAGGAAGTATCATCCATCCACGTACAG ATGCTTCATCCTGTGGCTGGGTTGGATCGACCTGGTGGCTTGCACTGTCGGGATGCCCCTCCTCATTGTCAGCATGCTCTTCCCCTACATGTTCCCCTCAGAGGCCGCGTGTAAGACCCTCCGCTTCCTGCACGTGTTCTTCGTGGTCGCGTCCGCCTTCATCGTGATCACTATCGCCATTGAGCGCCACCGTCGGATATGTAACCCGTTTTCACCGGAAATGTCCACCCGGAAGATAAAAATCATGTGCGCGGTGGCGTCCGTCCTTGGGTGCATCGTTGCGCTTCCGGCAATATTCGTATATGGAGGCACCGTCGTAGAAACGGGGGTTAACAACATAAACGGAACGGAGTGCTTCATTGACCCGCGGATGAAGGATTCAAGTTTTCCCAAAGCGTATTTCGCCTTGCAGCTGCTACTCAGCGTTTCATGTATGGTCGTAATGGGGATTTTTTACTTCCGGATTGGTCGTACGATTATGGCACACCATAAGTTTATCCGGGAGAACACGTACAACGCCCGGGGCCCGCTCTCCGAAACCGACCAAAAAA gGAAAACAAAGGACTCATTTGCAGAACCCGACAGTGATATGGAGTTAGTGAATGACACCAACCGGAACActgacaaacaaaatggcgcGACCAATGGGAATGCTCCAAATTCACGCGAGAATTCCCCTGCTCGATTTTCATTGGACAATTCCGATTCTAAGAAAGACCCGTATGGGGAGCTATTGAAAAAGGTTGTAAAGGACAATTCTAGGTCAAACTCACCCAAATCTGGTCAACAGACACCTGAGTCGGGCGCGTCAACGCCCCAATCACAGCGGAAGAACAGAGGAAATAATCGCTTGGCAACTCCACGTAGTGAATCAATAACAAACAGAGGTCCAAGCTTGCGAACAAAGCAAGTGACCCTCATGTTATTCATTATCACTGTTGTGTTCGTGTTAAGCTTTATACCACATTTAATATTAATGGTTACCATATCGTTCAAGTCCGATTTTCTCATGGATATGTCTCCAATTGGTGTGGCAgtttacaacatatttttacgATCGTTTGTCATCAACAACATGGCCAACCCAATAATCTACGGTTTTTGTGACAAGAAGTTCCGGTCTGAATGTTCGGCCGTCTGCATAAGTTTCTTTTGCTGGTGTTGTAGACGATAA